The genome window GGAGCCTGCTTGGTCCTCACGTCCACTCCTGGTAGGGCCTGAGAGCCTCCCTCCCTCTACTGACCTGAGTGCATCCCCTTCAGACCAAACCCTCCTGTTCCCTGACATCAGAGATCCCAGGATAATGGAGGGACCTCAGCTGACGGCCCTGCCCAAGCTCTCTCAGGTAACAGCAGGGGCAGGGCAGATTTCTATGGGGCCCCCTGTCTGCATTCTGGCCCAGGAGAGTCGTCAATCCTCCCTCAGGCTCCCCACCTGGATGCTTGGCAGATCCTAGGACCACTGCATCTGTCGACCAGATAGGGGCCCCTGTGTTGACCTGAGTCACCCTCTGAAAACAAGGTCCTCACATCCCTGAGATGTTGAAACAGAAGTGAGGAGGGGCCACATCCTGTCACCCCTATGGGCATTGTCCAGGGCTGACCCCTTTGGTTCTAGGTTGAGGCTTCTGATGGCCTCCTGTGGGTTACTCATCTTACTCCTGCCGGGACCTGCCCTTCCTCAACCACCAACCCCCTGAAATGGGCAGACATCTCCTCTTTACACCAACACCTTATCTCCCTGAGGGTTCACCAACCTCCTGCCTGTGGTACAAATGAGATTGCCACTTATGGCCATCCCTGATCAGGTTCCCCCAGAGCCAAGAACAAGGGACAGCCAAACTCTGTGGCATTCCTTTTTTCTAGGCCGGGGGTTTCCCCAGTCTTCACGAAGAGGGCACACCCTGGGTACGGCAGATCCTGGAATTCCTCCCTCTGCAGACCTGAAGTCCCACTCCTCAGATCACAGTCCTCAACTCTGTCACCCTGAAGGCGCAATGAGCACAGGGTACATTCGGCCACTGTGCCCAGGATCCCCCCAGCCCAAGGTTCCCACTGATCTGGACTGCAACCTCCCCTCagtcctccctcttcttcctccccttgACTTCTCACAGGGCTGGGCCCCATCCCCCTGCTGAAGTGGTTCTGCATCCCTAGGATTCCTGCGGCCGTATGAAAAGTTGCCTCAGATTGAGACAGGGGTACAGTAGGCCCCGTGTCCTGGTATGCTGGGTCCTCTCAGGACTCCATCGTCTTCCAGGAGGACCTGGGCCCTTCGTCTGCTTCCCAAAGGCCATACTCACGATACCAAATCCCTTCCTTCCCTTAGCAGTAGAGGTGAAGGTCAGGATCCACGTGCTTGGCCACCATTCCCAGATCCTCCTTGGGTTTATGGCAGGGGCAAAGCCCGGATTCTgccaggatgggggtgggggtgggggtgggggtggggatgggaatgCGGTTGGTGTttgagggatgggggtggggttggTGTTGGGGGATGGGAATGGTGGTGGGTGCAGGGGGTGGGTTGTGCTCAGTCCCCTCTCCGGGTCCTGACCTTGATTCCTGGCTGAGTCTGGGCCCTGCCCACTTCTAAGGAGCCCTTCCCTGGTCACACAAAGCTCTTACCCCAGAGTTCCCTGGGGTTAAAGTGGCGGGGGTTGGCGGGGTGAGGTGGTGGCGACCCAGCCTTCCACGTCTTCCGTTTCAGGGTGGTCCAGGCCTGGCAACAGAGGCAGCACTGAATTGTTTGAGGCCCTCTGTCTGTGGTGAGACTCGCCCCAGTACTCCGTCAGCATCTCACCTTGCCTCCTCACCAGACTTCGGCCTGCTTCCCTCCCCCGACATCAGGCCGTTGCTCAGGGCGAGAATCTCGCTGCCCTCTGATCCCCAATGCGCAAGTCAGTGACGTCACATCCGGGCAGCGGCACTTCCCTGGGTTTTCCACAGAGGTGGAACCGGATTCTGCCTGGATGGGGATCTGGATGGTGATGGGGGTAAGCATGAAGATGGTGTTGAGGTTAGGGGCAGGGATTGGGACGGGGATCCTGTGGCTGTGTAGATCCTGGTGGGGTCGggggagttgggggtgggaggggcctTTGGTCATCCCTCAGGATCCTGATTTGGATACCTGGCTGAGCCTGGACCGCCATCCTCTGCTGATTGTATGTGCTCAGACCAAGTCTCTGACTCTGAGTCCCCGCGAAGTGGCATTGGGGGGAGGGGTGTGGTCGCGGTGACATCATTGCCAGTGTTTACCAGGGCTGACAAGGGGGCTGAGTTGGATTCTCTGGTCCCTTTATGTGGGGGAGGGTGGACCCTCAGTCCTCATTCAGGAGGGTCCTCTTCCTCACTCCTGGCTGTTGGATGAAGTGATGGGTGGGAGATACACTGTTTCTGTCACCTCTGAGCATTTGCGCATCTGGACCCCTTGTAGAGAATGGCTGCGGGTCCCAGGCCAGGTGCTCCCTGCAGGGTGGGAACTCCTGCGATTGTAGTGACCTCTGGGAGAAGATGCACACCTTCCCACGGGAGCTCCTCCCCAGCCAGAGCTACACTTGGCAAACCTTTGGTCCTAAGTGATTTATTCTCTGAATCGAAGAAATAGCGTTTACATATCTTCTAAGTATATATGTAGGTAgcaatatatgtatttatttctatgaAGTAATAGCCACCCTTAGTATGCATGATTCACTCTGATATCCTATTCTTCTTCTATTCcagtctttgtgttctgttgaaagaattttttttttttaacgtaatTACTCTCCCACTATGTTGGTTTCTGGTTGTTATTAGCAGAACTCTGGAGCCATAGTGCCTTAACCAACCCAATTTTCCTGGTGTTCTGCTATTACACTAGGCCTCTTGGCATCGTGTTTTCAGGGACTGCCTCAGATTGTGCAATGAAGTgaagtggaaatttaaaaacttttattctaCCCATTGTTTCATCTGTCGTCTAGGCAGGCTACAAACCTCCCCAACATCCCTGCTGCTAACCACCTCCAACCGACACTGCAAGTGTCAAACACAAGTACCAGCTCAACATGGTCTTCAGTCTCACCCTGGGCTGTCCCTGTTTTGTTACGTAGATTTTGTTGCTGATACTggttttttactttctgtttccatTCTATAACTTTTTAGGGTTGATTTGGGAAGCAGAGCACAGCAGCCCAAATTTGCTTGTAATGTCGGTGGCTACAGGTAAGGCACtaaattgtaaataatttaagctgagtttacatttttacactgctgtgTTCCCCATGAATGAATATGTTATACTCCTCTATATATTTCAagctctttttttctgaatatgtcAGTATACTTCGATAGCTGCCTGTATAAACACCTTATACGTTTTTATTAGACTTCTGTTTAAGTAATTATTGGATTTTCTTGCTATTACAAATGGTATATTGTCTATTAATTGTTGTAGTTAGTTATTGCTTTCGTGAGGTGAAGATTTTGATTTTGCTGTAGTAATCTGTTGCACACCTTGTTCTGAAGGCAGATGCACTTGAATATTCCACATAccttttcctttgaattttcaAGATCGATAATGGTATTATCACTAAATATTACATGTTTTTCCAATATTCATACCACTTACTCATTTTGATACTTACAGCTCTTTGTGACTCAATCCTGATTTCAAACGTAGAGATAATAGCCTGCATCTACTTCTCATTCCTGACTTGACTGATAATTCTTCGAACATTTGACATTTAAGTATGTTTGCTGTTGATTTTAGGAAACAGAAGTTCTCTTTGAGTATAGGTTgcctaaatactttttttttttttaccatgaactcatgttaaatttattttaaaagctttttctgtaCCCGTTGACATGATCAAAATTTTTCTCCTCCGTTTTGTATGTGAGGAATCAcaatgaaacagatttttttctaaaattaaatcacattttatttccttgggCAGAGCCTGTTTATTTGTCTAATATGCTACTAATTTACGTAGGATATATATTGCTATGTGAGGGAGGTTACTTGAGGTGTTCTTTTTCCATCAGGGGAGGGATGTGATCTTCATCTGGTTTTGAATCCAGGAGGGCTAGTCTGGGAGAATGAATTGAACAATTATCAATCTTTTGTATGTTCTGGAAGAGTTGATATAAGATGGTGGTTAGTTTTCTCTGATCATTTAGTAAAATTGGCTTCCAAAGCTGCCTAACCTGGAATGCTTGAGGGTAGCTTGAGCTTTGAATATTGTACAGTTTCAGTTTGTATAGtttaattaaagttttatttttctttttgggtcAGTTTggttacttattttatttctacaaagtGGTCAATTTCATTTAGGATTTCACTTTTAATGAcatatttatgataaaaaaagttttattaggGAAAGCCTTCACACATACAGAATAACAGAAACTAATATAAAGAACACAGGGTACTTAATACCCAGCATGAACAATTTTAAATACACAGCAAATCTGGTTCCCGTTAGACACTCGCCTACCTGCATATGAACTGCTGGAATAATATGGAGCAAATCTAAGGCATTATACCATTTCATCTCTAAACAccttaatatgcatttttaaaagttaaggatttttttgaaacaaaaagcCAATAGTTTTCATatctaaaacattaaataaatgattatCAAATGTTCAACTATTTTACACACTTATCTGGCCAACTTATACTTTacagaatatatatttctttgatgGAGTACCCAAATATGGTAACTTCCCCCCCCACTTGCTTCACTCTGGTGGTTTCATACATCTATAATACAGCtaggtttgtgtgtttgtgtaacaTTCTACCTGCTGTCCCGTGATTCTCCAACCTCTtaagttacttttaaaatttagatacaTTAAGCTTCACTCTTTGTGCTTTAAAGATCTATGGGTTGCGACAAATACCTTGTgccattgtcttagtccatttgggcttccataacaaaagtaatgtagactgggtggcttataaacaaacaactttatttctcacattttggaggttgggaagtccaagatcaaggtgctggcagatttcaTGTCTGGTGGAGACCTGTTCCCTAGTTCACAGACAGCTAGCTGCCTTTTCCCTAGGTCCTCATATGCAAGAAGGGGTAAGGGAACTCTGTGGGGtctattttataaaaacactAATCCCATTCGTGAGGACTCTGCTCTCATGATCAAGTCATTCTCCAAATACCCCACCTTCTACCTACTACCATCACCTTGGTATTTCAGCACATGAATTTTGTGGCAACAAAAATATTCAGACCAAAGCAAGCATGCaaccaccattacagtattatgCATACTAGTTTGACTGCCCTGATAAAACTCTTGTGTTTGTCAGATAAACCCCATGGCTACCACTGATAGGTTTTCATctttataattttgccttttacagaatgtcatataaatagaatcttaTACTATGCAGCCTTTTTAGACTGGTTTCTTTCACGTAGCATAATGAACTGAAGAGTCATGTATAACTTTGTGTGGCTTGTAACTTATTCCTTTTCATTGAGGAGTAGTAGTATCATTGTCTGgttgtacatatacatatatatatatatatccatttaccaaatgaaatacattttggaTGCTTCtatttttggtgattatgaaatGAGCTTTTGTATacattcatatacaagtttttATGTAGATAAATTTTTCAAATCAGTTGGGTAAATTGATTATGACTACTGAATCTTATGCTAAGTCTATGTTCAGTTTTTTAAGAAAAcgccaaattgtcttccaaagtggctgtaccattttgcatctccaccagcaataaatgagagtttctgttgctccacaaCTTCACTGGCAATTggtcttggttttgttttctttgttttgcttttttatggaTTTTGgacattctaataggtgtgtagtggtatctcattttagtACACAATTATCTGATGCCAAAGGACACTCAGTACTCTTATtatgcttatttgccatgtgtatatcttcttttgtgtaGCGTGTGTTCAGATCTTTGactattttcattgttttctatcGTTGAGCTTTAAGAATTCGTGTAtattgtagagacaagttctttaCCACATATGTGTACCACAGATGTTTTCTGCTAGTCTGtggcttctgttttcattctcttaacactgtcttttgaagaccataaggtttttattttaataaaatcaacttggtaaatttttctttcattgatcatgcttttggtgttgaaTTTAAAAACTCATCACCAAACTCAAAGTTATGtggattttctcttatgttttcttatagAGGTTGTATAGTTTTTGCATTTTCCTTTAGGGTTATGAtgtatcttgagttaatttgcaTGGAATATGTAAGGATATGTCCAGGTTATTATAATTTGTGTGTAGATGTCTAACTGTTCAGGCAACTTTTGTTGGAAAACCTGTACATTCACCATTATTGTCTTTGTTGCAAATCACCTGATTATATGTGTGCAGGTCTATTTCTGagctctattctgttttattaatctATGTGTCCATTCTTTGCTAATGCTTATGTCCTTCAGCAAATTCATATTCTGAAGCCTTCAGCTCCAGGGTGTctatatttggagatgaggcttctaaggaagtaattaatGTTAAaagaggtcataagggtggggccttGATCTGATAGAATTAGTGTGGTTTATaagaagggagaagagacagaagaaagtACTTTTGTGCCTGCatgacctttctctctctctctctctctctctctctgtctctctctctctctctctctctttctctctctctctctgcacatgcacagaggaaaggccaagAATGCACATCTTAATAAagggccatctacaagccaggaataAGGCCATCACCAGAAGCCAAACCTGCCAGTCCATCATCTGGGACATCCAGAGttcaaaactgtgaaaaaaaataaatttctgttgtttcgcCTTCTCAGTcaatggcattttgttatggcggcctgagctgactaagacaTAACCTCAgataacacaatttttttttgttttgtcctaGAAAAAAACCCGTAATTTTGGCATTTAAAGTCTGTGGTTCATTTTGAGTTACATTTTTGTATGGTGCTAAATATGTGCAGTGGCTAAAATACGTGTCAACTTGTCTAAGCTATAGTGCTAAGTTGTGTGGTCAAACAgtagtctagatgttgctgtgaaggtattttgtagatgtgatcaACATttacaatcagttgactttaagtaaagcagTTTAACATCCATAATGTGGATGGGCCTCATCCAGTCAGTTGAAGGTGTTAAGAGAAAACACCAAGTTTTCTGGGAAAAGGAATTCTACCACAAGACTAGCATAAAAATGCTGTGTGAGTTTCCACCTGCTGGCCTGCCTTCACTGTCCTGGGGGAGGCAGGGGGAGACCAGGTGGACTGGAGTAGATTGTTGAGAGATGCTGGTGTGGTGAACATGTCCAGGAAACTACGAGCCTCCAGCCCATTGTCCAAAAACCACCCACCAACACCAAAGAGGCGAGGAAGGGGAAAGCATCCTCTCAACCCTGGCCGAGGAGCCCTATCAAAGTGAACGGCCCACCCAAGCTCTGACTCCTACCTGTCCTCCCCTGGCACGACCCCCACCCAGGTCTGTATCATTTCTCTATgccactttcttttgttttgttgactTGGTGTTTCCTCAGCATATATTCAATAAAAGTTTTCTGTAGGAATGAATAAGTGCATGGAATGAATGAAGTTACCAGGCATGGGAATTCTTTGATTCAAATTATGGAGTCTGCCCGTCCTGGGCCTCCCGCCTACATGAAGAAACTCACGGTTCCTTCACCTGTGCTCATTTGAGTTCACAAATCCCGTGGAAACTACCACGGAGAGGGTCACTGCAGACGTCTTCTCCCCTGGACCAAACACTGTCATGGAGGTGAGGATGCTGCCAACAGGATGCTTCCTGTATTGGACGCCACACATCCCCATCAGCTTAACAAGGAAAGCTGCCACCTCCACTGCCTTCCCATACAACTTGCTCGCGTACACACCTTGGTCCAGCCCTCTACCCCAGACTGTATCTGCTGGCAACATAGGCCAGCGATCACTGCCCTAGGACACCTGTCCCCTCCTGTGCCAAGAATTCAGAAGCCACAGATGGCTATCTGAGACACAGTCACCACCTGGATCATTTTCAAGGCACGTCCACAGCCAATCCTTCATCTGCAGAGTCTGAGCTGACTAGTCCCAGGGCACTCTTCCTCCCATTTCTCCTCCATGCAGCCCCACTGTCCCTTTCAACTGCTCATCAGCATTCCTGACCTGTCTTGGCATTTGGTCATCAGTCAGCAACCCACTCACATAGCCCAGACTCTGTGGAGGGTCCCCAGGGGATAAAACACCAGCCCCGAGCAGGCATGAAGACAGCTCCCACATCTGGGACGCTGGTGAAGGTGCAAAGGACCACTGGAGTGTTCAAGAGAGGCAGCTGGCCCAGAATGATGCAGAGAGTCAGCCAAGCTCTTcctgagagagggaaggggattCTGAGGGCAGGAAGGTTGACCAGCACAGCCCTGGTGCATTCAGCCAACAGGCCCGCCCACTCAGATCACAGGGCCCCCTCCAGCTGGTGACGATGGTGCTGGGATTTCCCAAGCGTATTCCTATTCATTGTCctgtcctccctcctccttcccccttctctccctcaggCCCGACTCCACCGTCCTGAACTCTGGATTTAGAGCTCGGAGTGCCAGCCTGCCTGGGGTTCTGTGGACTTGGTTTCTCACGTGGTCTCTCTCATGGACGCCAGCAACGGCTCTCCCCTGGATCCTCCCGGGATCCTCCCTCACGGGCTGAGGGTCTCCTGTCTGCTCTCATTACCTGGCTCCTCTTCAGTCTGACCAAATCCTTCTcaaagcagagaagaaatgtcCTGTCcacatttcagaattttaaatcgATTGTGATTTTTATGAGAATTTGAATTGGTACAGCATTTTTGTaatacaattttagaaatattttaaatgttaaactatTTTCGCCCTTTCACTTTAACCCAATACCCATGTAAATATATCCTACTTAGAAGAAAACCATGTTTGCCTAACAATTCATATTCAGAGACGttgattttattgtatttatcatATGGCAAATCGGAAACAAATTATATGTCCATTAggaagaaagagtttaattaattATGGTGCATGCCTACTTTAGAATTATAGAAAGTGGTTCCAAAAGTGAGATAGATCTACTTAtcttattatctatctatctatttatctatctatctatctatctatcctgtTGTGGAAATATCTTACATCCATTTTATAAAGTGATAAAGGAATATCAATATGTATACCATTGttatcatatattaaataaaaacaatatattgttatagTTTATCTGTCAATGAAAAGCCTAGAGTCAGCTGTAAAAAACTACACAAGATTGTTAACTGTGGTGACCTCTgcgggggggtggggtgggtaggCGTTGCTAACTGTGGAGGAGCTTTGTAAAGGGGAAAATAGTGAATAATccacatttctataatttttgcaATAAGAATACATACAatactacattttaaataaaaaatatttaaacctgACAAACAGAAATACTAGCCATGTGAGTTTAAGTAACTGCTAGCTGTTGCAACAGAACAACCATGAATGGCTTGCCACAACACGAGTTTATTTTATGTGCAAATAAGTTCTGATGCAGTTTGCCAGGTGCTCTCCACTCTCATGGGACCCAGCGATGCAAGCTGCTTCCACCTTGTGATTCCATCATCTCAAGATGAAGCTGCCATGTTTGCCATTGAAAGCTGGGAGAAAGTGTGGAAATGGCACACTGGCTCCCACATGCCAGGATGTGACAAACGATGCTTCTGCTCCTATATTGGTATAAAGGAAATGTCACATGACCCATCCTAACTGCAAGGACTTTACTGTTCCCATGTGTCCAGGAAGGAGACAAAGACAAAATGTAGGTGAGTAGGATACCCTCCCCCATAAACTgttacatagtaggtgctcaacaaaaaGCAACTATAATTATTTGGTATTACACTACCCATCTCTTTTCTAGGAGGAGTTTCTGAGAAGGCCAAATTTACCGTGACATTCTCCAACTTTTTCCAGTGTCAAATATGTGACTTATGTTTTCACATATACAATCACAACTAACTGCCCAATAATCTTGAAAGTCTCAGCAGGAAGCCTTCCCTTTGCAATACCCTTTAAATCCATAGTAGGCTGAGAATTTTTCCTCCATTTGATTCCGAGTCAAAATGTTAACCTGTGAATTTCTGCTACCCTCCACACGCCTGAACACCTGTCTGGTGCCTTTACACACACTGAAGGCCAGTATTTTCCCGTGGAGCAGGTAAACAGACAAGAAACAGAAGGCTGCTTAATTATTCCTCTTTCATGAGAGTTGACATGTTTTCAAGGAATCTTTTTTAAACTCCTGGAGGACTCCAGAAATTTGGGAATTCAGTCTCAGTAAGTAGATGTTTGTTCTACTGGGATTTCCCAAGGTTTTTCTCATCTAATACTCATGAGGGACGGTTTGCTCTTTGACCATTTGTCTGTGCATGTATTCAGAGGCGAATTCCAAAAGGACACCCTGTGAAAGCTTGATTTCAAGTATCAAGGTGGTTCCAAATTCCTCTAACTTCAGGGTGATATCACACAAGAACCCTTAGATAATATGGCAAAGCAGACTACTGAGCCCATTCAGAAAACAATTAGAGAGTGTGTTGAAGACAACCAGAGTGGTAACCAAGTGTCTAAACATCACAGTCCCCATGCGAATTTTTATATCAATTGTTGATATCATATGGCTTCCTGGGTGAGAGATGGGACAACCAAAGGACTTATACAGGGAAAAGGAATGCTCCCCGTCAGGAGGTGAGCAGGGGATTCTGGGCTGTTCTGTGGGGACCAGTGACGAGCTGATCAGCAGGCCAGGTAGGTTCCAGAGTCAGACAGGATACATGGAAGCGACCCGAGGAAATGTGCTGTAATTCTGAAAGTGCTGGGGCTGCACAGAAATGCCCGCATCTGGGCAGCGTCAGCTCTCGGGGAACCCAGCGCACACCAGCCCCAAATGGTGTTTGATTCTTATTGTCGCGTTCCATGCCTGCTTCACTATACTGGCCTCAAGGTCCTTCTTTTTGTCATCTGAGAGACATGGTGCAGTGCTGAGAAGAAAGATGAAGTACCTGTCAGGAGGTCAGCCTTGGGCTGGGAGAAGTGGGAACAGCATGGGCTCTAAAGGAATTCAGAACGGGGGTCGGGTTCTGCCCTGTTCCTGACTAGCCACGTGATCCTGTGAAATACCCAATGAGTACCCTGTTTTTAGGTCTCAATTCACAAACCCTGTGAGCCTTGGATTCTTCATCTGTAAGCAGATTTACTAAGGCCTGTCTAGTAGGACAGTTGGAGTGTATGCAACGCAGGTGAAGCACCTGGCTTTGGGCCTGGTATAGATTAGAAGTTTAACAAATGGCTGATGgttgttatttcttattttttaacccCAGGCCCTAACActgggattttgttgttgttgtcatagTTCTCCAGGACTTATCAGAGAATATACAGCTCAATAGGTATTGGAATAATTAGCCCAAAAAGGAAGCTTATTCCATAAAATTCAGTTAAGTATTTCCTCTCAGAGAAAGCACTTCAAAATTTGGCTGTGCGGGACTTTTTCCCAGCCAGGTGCAGCTCTAAACTCCTAGAATGTGAGTCAAAGACcaactccttccctctctcccagcTGCTTTCCCACCCAATCCACTATTTTCATGCATTTTGTTACCATCCAAAATCTAGCCCATGCTTACAATTGGTCAAATTGCACTTGAGATAACCTAGTTAGAATGCCTTTTTAATGGAGTCAGCTCTGGCTCTCCCTGCCTAGCAGAAAGCACCTGGCCAGTGGCTTCTGGGCCATTCTTCCCGGGAAATTCAGTCTTACCTCTCAGGAAACCCTTGCAGATGATGGTTGTCCATCACGTGCATCTTGGGCTGTGTTCAATAGCAGTGGGACAAAAGGACAGGACACCTCCCATTCCTGCCCCAGGTGGAGATTCCTCTCGGTTCATTCCCCATTCTAAAGAAACTGCTCAGAGTTGCTTTCCATTCCAGGcttttctctcactctcttgAGAATCTGGCCCTGGACTCACCCAGCTTCATGAGTGTCAGCTCCTTCAGATGGAACTGCAGATTCCCAAAGCCCAAAATGTCCCAGCTCGGGGCATTTACACTCCACCACTCTCACCTGGAGCCCCACACCCTCATCCCTCTCTTACATTTCCTCTACATCTTACAGGACTTCCCGCCACCTTAATTATATGACTACAGCTCCTAGACTCTACAACCCTATGGGTAGATGTGAGTGTGGCTTACCTTAGCATCTCCACTACTAACCCAGGGCCTTCCACAGAGGAGATGCTGAGTGAATGGAAAAGAAATGACCCAGTGAACAGGACAAATTATTTATTCAGATTTAATTTCTCTTGCATTCTCAAAGAAGCCAAGGAAATCCAGGTATGCATATTTGTTTGATTTTACAGAATAGACTGAGGTATAAGGCAAGAATTAACTATCTTTTAATGTCTTGAGTTCTTTATCTCATGTATGTTATTGCTAATTCGCTCACAATTTTAAGCAAATACTTTTTCCACTGCTGCTGTTATGTCACAATTCACAAAATGGAATGGATTTCCCAATCTGAATAAAAAACAAGACTCTTACTCCTAAACTATATAAACAGCACTATGTGTGACTACTATCATTCACAAACTTGGATGCTGAAGTTCATTCAACCACCTGTTAAAAGGAACATTTGAGCAATTCCAACAGGAAACAAAGATAAATCTCCAAGTCATTCAATAGAACAGAAACCCAAAACTGAGAATGCTGACTGCTCTCTTCAAAGAGTGAAGAATGGGCCTCATGTCACACGAGGCAGTGGAAGCTAATGAATGGGGCCCTGGAAGGTGCACTGGCCCAGACCCCTCCCACTGGCCCTGGCTGCAACGTGTGCTCCGACTCACTCTTCCCCCTCTCTCAAAGCCCATTCATGGAGGGGTGGGTAGGAAAAGTGAGGTCCTCCACTGATTTTTAGCATATGGTACAGGACTTTCACATAGCTGGTTTCAAGGAGGGCCCTTGGACCCCACAGGAACTCGTAGCATGCAGGATCACTGCCAGGCACCTGCCGGTACTCCAGGTAGTTTTCCTGCACGAAATCTTGGGTGAGCAGCTTCCTGGGATCCGCAAAGATACTGTCTTCCTTCTCGTCAAACACCTCCAACACATTCAGCTCCTCCCAGATTTTCTCCTCAGGGGCACAGTCGCCTTCTTTTGCGATTATGGCCAGGACGATTATCAGGAGGCCTGCCTTGGGCATGATCTGATTGTCGCCCAGGAGGCCATCGTaggagaggcccaggcaggtgacaAAGATGTACAAGTGGCCAACTGGGTCCACTTCCATCAGCTCGATGCCAAAGACCAGCTGCAAGGAATCAGATGCTTTGCTGAAGATCACAGGAAAGAAGTACTGGCAATTTCTCATGACACTCTCCAGCATTTCTGCCTTTGTGACTGGCTCCCTGGCTCGATACTTGAGGAGCAGAAAATGAACCAACTCAGCCACCTTCCTACTGAGTGCTGCCTGGAAGCCGGACTCCAGGTCAGGAAAGGTGCTTGGCCCCTCCTCTTCTTGGCTGCTGGAGTCCTCATCAGATTGGCTCCAGAGTGTGTAGTTGTTGGTAGTGGGG of Macaca fascicularis isolate 582-1 chromosome X, T2T-MFA8v1.1 contains these proteins:
- the LOC102136222 gene encoding melanoma-associated antigen 3 encodes the protein MSLEQRSQHCKPEEGLEAQGDALGLVGAQAPATEEQEIASSSSTVVEVTQGEVPAAESPGPPQSPQGASTLPTTNNYTLWSQSDEDSSSQEEEGPSTFPDLESGFQAALSRKVAELVHFLLLKYRAREPVTKAEMLESVMRNCQYFFPVIFSKASDSLQLVFGIELMEVDPVGHLYIFVTCLGLSYDGLLGDNQIMPKAGLLIIVLAIIAKEGDCAPEEKIWEELNVLEVFDEKEDSIFADPRKLLTQDFVQENYLEYRQVPGSDPACYEFLWGPRALLETSYVKVLYHMLKISGGPHFSYPPLHEWALREGEE